TCCGTTATTTACTAAATTATTGAAGGTGTCTGTATTCAAAGAGTATTTTCCATCCTCAGAAAGATTTATAAGCCCAAGGTTTTGTAAAGGTTTAGTAAGAGTAAAAAGATTGGTTTTAATTTGGGTAAGATTTGAGTTTCCCTGAAAGAGAGCTCCCTTTTCTGTCATTTGATTAACTAAATCAAGCACGCTATTAATTTTCCCAAAAAGATTAGATAAAGCCTGATTTGCTTTGTCATAGGAATCTTTAACCGTTATGTTTACAAAAGTATCGGAAGTTTTATTGGCAGTTATGGTAAGACCGGTTAGGACATTTTCAAAGGTGTTAGTTGGACTTGAGATTTCTGTGAGATCTGAACCAATTTTGAGTTTAGCGTTTTTTGCTTCTTGAAGAACTGTATCCGGTGTGCCAAGGGAAGAGGGAAGAGCTCCTGAGGAGATTTCAATAACAGCTCCTGAGGCTGTCTCCTTAGTTGAAGCCCCTACTTCTTTTTCTGCAAACATAAGCTTGTAATTGTTTCCATCATAATAAACACTTGCGACAACTTTATCCTGGGCTGAATTTATGGCTCTTGCTAAGTCTTCAATGGTTCCTCCTCCAAAATTTATATTAGTATCTATTGAGGTTGTATTGGAGGTCCAGTATCTTAAAGTAAAGGTTGAGGAATTGAGGGTATCTGAAAGATTGGTGACTCCACCTGTGGTTATGCGAATTTCCCCCTGTGCAAGCTGAGTTGGCTTAACTCTTAAGCTTAGATTTGGGGTATTTTCAGTAACCTTTGCAGAAAGAACTGAGGTATCGGAAATCAATGCCGTTTTACCCTGAAAGAGGGTATTGGTATTAAGAGAATCAACAGCGCTCTGTAAGTCCTTAAGAGCAGATAAAATATTGTTTAATGAAGTAGATTTTGCCTGAAGTAAAGCCTTGTCTTGAGATAGCTTTTTAAGTTGTTGTTGTTTACTCAAGGTCAGATTTTGCACAATTGCATCTATATCAAGGAGCCCGGTTACATTACTCATGTAAAAATTTGGCATTTTTAAACCTCCTTTTCAAGAAAGAGGCCCTTCAGAGCCTCCTGATTTTGCCTTTCCTTGGATAATATCTCGGTTATAGCCTTTTTTAATTTTAAAATATCCTCAAGGGGTATCTGCTTCAAAACCTCTTGAGTTTGGAGATCAATAATTTTATAAACGGGAATATTTAAATCCTTGTCAATCTCAATCTTTAAAGCCTTATTAATTGAAGTAAGAATTTTATTAATTTTTTCTATAAATTTTAGTTGATTTTGAAAATTTTTATTAGGCGTTATCTCTCCTTCCAATGGGTGATCACTTTTTAAAATCTCTTCTTTAAGTTCAGAAAGAGTTTGGGCAGATTTTATGGGTAATTCAAGTTTAGGTTCAGGAGATTTTACTTTAGTATTGGCTACAGAAATCCCCTTAATCTCCATCCTTATACCTCATTAAATATTATCGGCACTTTTTAAAATTTCTATAGGGCAATTTTAAAATTTTTTCCCTTAGGGTTTACAAAGGGAATTTTTGAGGCAAAATAAAGTTTATTCTCAAAAGAGGGAGATGGGTTATGGCTATAAGGCATTTTTTGAGGATCTGGGATTTTTCAAAAGATGAAGTTGAAAATCTGATTGAGCGTGCCTTAAGCTTTAAAAGGGAGAGAACCTGGGAGGTGAGACTGAAAGGAAAGATCTTAGCTCTTATCTTTGAGAAGGCTTCTACAAGGACGCGTGTGTCCTTTGAGTCTGCCATGATAAAACTTGGAGGGGAAACCCTTTTTCTCTCCCGTCAGGACCTTCAGCTTTCAAGAGGTGAACCTATAAAAGATACAGCCAGGGTTCTTTCCCGTTATGTAGACGCTGTTGTTCTTAGAACTTATCTTCAAGAGACCATAGAGGAATTTGCCCGCTACTCTAACATCCCGGTTATTAATGGCTTATCAAATCGTTTTCATCCCTGTCAGGTTCTCTCAGACATTATGACTGTTATAGAGAAGGGCAAAGATTTATACAAAAGTAAGATTGTCTGGATAGGAGATGGAAATAATGTAGCCCAATCTTGGATTGAGGCAAGTGCTCTCCTTGGTTTTCCATTGGTGCTTTGCTGTCCTAAGGGGTTTGAACCAGAAGTTTCCCTCTTAAAGGAAGCTAAAGAGCGCTTTCAAGCCAAGATTGAGCTTATCCACTCTCCAGAAGAGGCTTTAAGGTCTGCTGAGGTTATTAACACTGATGTCTGGATCAGCATGGGGCAGGAAGAGGAGACCCAGAGAAGAAGGGATACCTTTAAGGGCTATACTTTAACGCAAGAGCTCTTAAATAAAGCCCATCCAGAGGCCATAGTCTTGCATTGTCTTCCTGCTCACAGAGGGGAAGAAATAACCGAAGATGTTCTTGAGGGCAAAAATTCCGTAGTTTGGGATCAAGCGGAAAATAAAATGTGGTTTCATATGGCCATCCTTGACTTTTTAATTAAAGGTTCTTAAAATAATAAAGTATCATCAATAAATGGGAGGGGGTTATGAATATAGAGCGGGATTCCTTTGTTAGATTAAAATACTTTATGGAGATTGAAGGAGAAAAAACTCCTGAGTGGTTTTCAAGGCCCCTTGAAGTATCCTTCATATTTGGAAGAGAAGCTATTCCAGCCATAATTGAAAGAGCAATTAACGGAAAATCTGAAGGTGAAAAGGTTGACCTTACCATACCACCGCAATCAGCCTATGGTCCTCATCTTTCCTATCTTGTGAAAGAGGTGGACTTAAAATCTCTTAAACATCCAGAAAAGGTAATCCCAGGAGAGTGGTATGAAGAGGTATCTCCTTACGGGTCAAGGACTTTTTTTAAGGTAATTGAGATTCGTGGGGATAAAGTGATAGCAGATTTTAATCACCCTGCAGCTGGTAAAAATGTTTTAATGAAGATAGATATCCTTGAGGTCCGTCCTGCTACTGCTTATGAAATAATGTCAGCAGAACTCAGAGCCTGTGGTGGTGGCTGAAGATAAGCTTGTCTACTCGTGAAGTAGATATATAATAACCTTTCAATGCCCCTTTTAGAAGTCCGTAATCTTACAGTTGGTCAGAAAGTATCCAATACTCTCCCTATCTTGAAGGACATTTCTTTTCATCTTTCTGAAGGAGAGATTCTTGGAATCCTTGGAGAAAGTGGCTCTGGAAAATCTCTTACCGCTTTAAGTATAATAAATCTTTTACCACCTGAACTTAAGATCTATCAAGGGGAAATTTTCTTTGAGGGAGTAAATTTGCTTTCCCTTTCTGATAAAAAGTTAACTGATTTAAGAGGTAAAAGATTCTCTATTATATTTCAGGATCCTTTAAGTAGTCTCAACCCGGTGTTAACAATATATGAGCAAATGCAGGAGCTTGTTTATTATCATCTTGGTCTAAAAAATTCCGAGGGAAAAGACTTAATACTTCAAACTCTAAGAGAAGTAGGGGTGCCTGATCCAGAGCTTAGGTTGAAAAATTATCCTCATGAACTTTCAGGGGGACTTCGCCAGAGGGTTATGATTGGAATGGCTATTCTCTGTTCTCCAAGACTTCTCATAGCGGATGAACCAACTACAGCTCTTGACCTTACCATTCAGATGCAGATTTTAGAGCTTTTAAAGTCTTTGAACAAAGAAAGGAGATTAAGTATTATTTTTATTACCCATGACCTTGGTATCTTGAGGTGGTTTGCCCAGAAAATTTTGGTTTTTTATCAGGGAAGAATCCTTGAATCAGGAACTGCGACTCAGATCTTTCAAAATCCCCTTCATCCCTACACAAAACTTCTCTTTGATTCTTATCCTGGTAAAGGAAGTAAAAAAATCTTCTTACAAGAAACCCCTAATTTACAAGAGGTATCTTTTTGTGACTATTATGGGCGATGTTTAAATCCCTGTAAAAAGGCTTTAGAAGAGGTTCCTCCTTTAATAGAGGTTGAACCAGATCACTTTGTTAGGTGTTTTAATTGTGCCTGAAAAAGTAATTGTTGAGGCTCAAAATATTTCCAAAAGATACTTTGTTAAGACCTTCTGGTTTAAAAAAATCCCTTTTTGGGCCTTAATTAATATTAATCTTAAAATTTTTGCTGGAGAGGTAGTTGTTCTTCTTGGAGAAAGTGGTTGTGGTAAAAGCACTTTGGGAAGAATCTTTCTTCATTTAGAAGAACCTGATGAGGGGAAAGTCTTCTGGTTTGAAAATTCTTTAAAGAATATATCAAAAAGCCTTTATCGAAAACTTAGACCAAAGATTCAGGCAGTTTTTCAGGATAGCTATGCTTCTCTAAATCCTCGCTTTAAAATTCGTGAGATCCTAAGGGAACCCTACTATTTAAATTTTCCTCAAGAGTCCCAAAAGGCTGAGGAAGAAGCTATACAAATGTTAAATTTAGTTGGGTTACCTGAATCCTTTATGGAGAGATATCCCCATCAGTTGAGCGGGGGTCAAAGACAAAGGGTTGCCTTAGCCAGGGCCCTGATTACCAAACCAGATCTCATTGTCCTTGATGAACCTACTTCTGCCCTTGACATGACTATTCAAAATCAAATTTTAAATCTCCTCAAGGACTTACAAAAAAGATATCACCTCAGTTATTTACTGATTACCCATTCTTTACCTACGGCTTTAGATATGGCTGATCGTATAGTTGTAATGTATCTTGGAAAAATTGTAGAAATCTTCAAGAGTTGCCTTTTTAAAAAAGTTAGGCATCACCCCTATACAGAGATGCTACTTAGATCCTTTCCAGATCCTTTTTCTGAAGAGCCTCCA
This window of the Caldimicrobium thiodismutans genome carries:
- the fliD gene encoding flagellar filament capping protein FliD, encoding MPNFYMSNVTGLLDIDAIVQNLTLSKQQQLKKLSQDKALLQAKSTSLNNILSALKDLQSAVDSLNTNTLFQGKTALISDTSVLSAKVTENTPNLSLRVKPTQLAQGEIRITTGGVTNLSDTLNSSTFTLRYWTSNTTSIDTNINFGGGTIEDLARAINSAQDKVVASVYYDGNNYKLMFAEKEVGASTKETASGAVIEISSGALPSSLGTPDTVLQEAKNAKLKIGSDLTEISSPTNTFENVLTGLTITANKTSDTFVNITVKDSYDKANQALSNLFGKINSVLDLVNQMTEKGALFQGNSNLTQIKTNLFTLTKPLQNLGLINLSEDGKYSLNTDTFNNLVNNGKIGDIQSALNETQNNLKKYLEGTLKAFQIYKDTQDKQIETLDKKAETLQIALAKEQEKLRLTFSQIEALMYQNEQLKTRLQNFAVSLSEANKK
- a CDS encoding flagellar protein FlaG — its product is MEIKGISVANTKVKSPEPKLELPIKSAQTLSELKEEILKSDHPLEGEITPNKNFQNQLKFIEKINKILTSINKALKIEIDKDLNIPVYKIIDLQTQEVLKQIPLEDILKLKKAITEILSKERQNQEALKGLFLEKEV
- the argF gene encoding ornithine carbamoyltransferase codes for the protein MAIRHFLRIWDFSKDEVENLIERALSFKRERTWEVRLKGKILALIFEKASTRTRVSFESAMIKLGGETLFLSRQDLQLSRGEPIKDTARVLSRYVDAVVLRTYLQETIEEFARYSNIPVINGLSNRFHPCQVLSDIMTVIEKGKDLYKSKIVWIGDGNNVAQSWIEASALLGFPLVLCCPKGFEPEVSLLKEAKERFQAKIELIHSPEEALRSAEVINTDVWISMGQEEETQRRRDTFKGYTLTQELLNKAHPEAIVLHCLPAHRGEEITEDVLEGKNSVVWDQAENKMWFHMAILDFLIKGS
- a CDS encoding FKBP-type peptidyl-prolyl cis-trans isomerase, giving the protein MNIERDSFVRLKYFMEIEGEKTPEWFSRPLEVSFIFGREAIPAIIERAINGKSEGEKVDLTIPPQSAYGPHLSYLVKEVDLKSLKHPEKVIPGEWYEEVSPYGSRTFFKVIEIRGDKVIADFNHPAAGKNVLMKIDILEVRPATAYEIMSAELRACGGG
- a CDS encoding ABC transporter ATP-binding protein translates to MPLLEVRNLTVGQKVSNTLPILKDISFHLSEGEILGILGESGSGKSLTALSIINLLPPELKIYQGEIFFEGVNLLSLSDKKLTDLRGKRFSIIFQDPLSSLNPVLTIYEQMQELVYYHLGLKNSEGKDLILQTLREVGVPDPELRLKNYPHELSGGLRQRVMIGMAILCSPRLLIADEPTTALDLTIQMQILELLKSLNKERRLSIIFITHDLGILRWFAQKILVFYQGRILESGTATQIFQNPLHPYTKLLFDSYPGKGSKKIFLQETPNLQEVSFCDYYGRCLNPCKKALEEVPPLIEVEPDHFVRCFNCA
- a CDS encoding ABC transporter ATP-binding protein; translation: MPEKVIVEAQNISKRYFVKTFWFKKIPFWALININLKIFAGEVVVLLGESGCGKSTLGRIFLHLEEPDEGKVFWFENSLKNISKSLYRKLRPKIQAVFQDSYASLNPRFKIREILREPYYLNFPQESQKAEEEAIQMLNLVGLPESFMERYPHQLSGGQRQRVALARALITKPDLIVLDEPTSALDMTIQNQILNLLKDLQKRYHLSYLLITHSLPTALDMADRIVVMYLGKIVEIFKSCLFKKVRHHPYTEMLLRSFPDPFSEEPPDTAFVKGEPSSPINRPKGCEFHPRCPYALRDCLQFSPELKEIQPGQSIACLRIGTSY